The DNA segment CCAGGGCGGTGTGGCGGTCGGCTACCGACACCTCCAGCGCGTCGAGGTCGTCGGCGACCGCGACGAATTCCACGACGACGAGCCCAATATCGTCCGTGGCGTCATCGAGACCGAGGACGGCGATCTGGTGCCGACCGAGGAATTCGACAACGATCTCACCGAACGCTACCCTGACAGCGAGGTCGAGGTCACGGACGTCGAGAACGCGTTCGTCTTCGACGTCGAGACGGACGGATCGTTCGACGTCGACACGCTCGTGCGCGCGGGGGTCGATTCGATCCGCGGCCGCGCCGAGGAACTGAAAGAAGCTGTACAGCTATAACGATGAAAACTGCCCTTCGACACCCACGGCGTCCGTCCGCTGCCCCCAGCGGTGCGAGCGCGACGGATCGCCGGACCGAAAGGGGTTTGAAGGGCCACGAAAAACAGACTAACGCGAGCAGGGATAGCCAAGTCTGGCCAACGGCGCAGCGTTCAGGGCGCTGTCCCGTAGGGGTCCGCAGGTTCAAATCCTGCTCCCTGCACTTTTCAGGAGGGACGTTATGAGTAAGAGTAACCCGAGACTCAGTAGTCTCATCGCCGATCTGAAGTCGGCCGCCCGGTCCTCGGGCGGAGATGTCTGGGGCGACGTTGCCGACCGGCTGGAAAAGCCGCGGCGCACCCACGCAGAAGTCAATCTGGGACGTATCGAACGATACGCCCAGGAGGACGAGACCGTGGTCGTCCCGGGCAAGGTTCTCGGCAGTGGTGTCCTGCAGAAGGACGTCACTGTCGCGGCCGTCGACTTCTCTAGCTCGGCCGAGACAAAGATCGAACAAGTCGGCGAGACCGTCTCGCTCGAAACAGCAGTACAGGACAATCCCGAAGGGTCCAACGTGCGGGTGATCCGATGAAAGCAGATACGATCGACGCCGACGTGATCGTCGACGCCCGTGATTGCATCATGGGTCGTGTGGCGAGTCAGGTCGCAGAACGCGCGATGGACGGGGAGACGATCGCCGTCGTCAACGCCGAGCGCGCCGTTATCACCGGCCGCGAAGGCGCCGTGAAGGAGAAGTACCGGACGCGGCGGGATCTGGGTTCGGACAAGGGTCCGGCCTACCCCAAACGCCCCGACGGGATCTTCAAGCGCGCGGTCCGTGGCATGATTCCCTACAAGGAACAGCAAGGTCGCGAGGCCTTCGAGAACGTCCGCGTCTACGTGGGCAACCCCTACGACGAGGACGGAGAGATCCTCGAGGGCACGTCGCTGGATCGGCTATCGAAGATCAAGTTCGTCCAGCTGGACGAACTCGCGGAGAGCTTGGGAGCGAACGTAACATGGTAACGAACACATCAGGCAAGAAGAAGACCGCCATCGCTCGCGCGACCGTGAGCGACGGCGAAGGCCGGGTGCGGATCAACTCTCGGCCGGTCGAACTGGTGGAACCGGAGCTGGCACGGCTAAAGATGCTCGAACCCTTCCGGATCGCCGACGACGACCTGCGCGAGGCAGTCGACGTCGACGTGACGATCGAGGGCGGCGGCACGACCGGGCAGGCGGACGCCACCCGAACGGCGATCGCCCGCGGGCTCGTCCAGCACACGAACGACGCGGAACTGCGCGACGCGTTCATGGAGTTCG comes from the Halapricum desulfuricans genome and includes:
- a CDS encoding 50S ribosomal protein L18e produces the protein MSKSNPRLSSLIADLKSAARSSGGDVWGDVADRLEKPRRTHAEVNLGRIERYAQEDETVVVPGKVLGSGVLQKDVTVAAVDFSSSAETKIEQVGETVSLETAVQDNPEGSNVRVIR
- a CDS encoding 50S ribosomal protein L13, which encodes MKADTIDADVIVDARDCIMGRVASQVAERAMDGETIAVVNAERAVITGREGAVKEKYRTRRDLGSDKGPAYPKRPDGIFKRAVRGMIPYKEQQGREAFENVRVYVGNPYDEDGEILEGTSLDRLSKIKFVQLDELAESLGANVTW
- a CDS encoding 30S ribosomal protein S9, encoding MVTNTSGKKKTAIARATVSDGEGRVRINSRPVELVEPELARLKMLEPFRIADDDLREAVDVDVTIEGGGTTGQADATRTAIARGLVQHTNDAELRDAFMEFDRSLLVNDVRQSEPKKWGGPGARARYQKSYR